A stretch of Eubalaena glacialis isolate mEubGla1 chromosome 10, mEubGla1.1.hap2.+ XY, whole genome shotgun sequence DNA encodes these proteins:
- the FAM181B gene encoding protein FAM181B, protein MAVQAALLSTHPFVPFGFGGSPDGLGGAFGALDKGCCFEDEETGTPAGALLAGAEGGDVREATRDLLSFIDSASSNIKLALDKPGKSKRKVNHRKYLQKQIKRCSGLMGAAPPGPPSPGAADTPAKRPLAAASAQTVPVQAHGKAAPRREASQAAAAASLQSRSLAALFDSLRHVPGGADPAGAAEAATAAGLVGAGAGGLGGDAAGPAGGPAVPGARKVPLRARNLPPSFFTEPSRAGGGGCGPSGPGVSLGDLEKGAEAAEFFELLGPDYGAGTEAGVLLAAEPLDVFLTGAAVLRGPPDLEPGLFEPPPAMGGSLLYPEPWSAPGGPTTKKSPLAAPRGGLTLNEPLRPLYPAAADSPGGDDGPGLLASFTPFFSDCALPPPPPPPQVSYDYSAGYSRTAYASLWRPDGIWEGAPGEEGAHRD, encoded by the coding sequence ATGGCAGTCCAGGCGGCGCTCCTCAGCACGCACCCCTTCGTCCCCTTCGGCTTCGGGGGCTCCCCTGACGGGCTGGGAGGCGCCTTCGGAGCCCTGGACAAGGGTTGCTGTTTCGAGGACGAGGAGACCGGGACACCGGCGGGCGCGCTGCTGGCGGGCGCCGAGGGCGGGGACGTGCGCGAGGCCACCCGCGACCTGCTCAGCTTCATCGACTCGGCGTCCAGCAACATCAAGCTGGCGTTGGACAAGCCCGGCAAGTCGAAGCGGAAGGTGAACCACCGCAAGTACCTGCAGAAGCAGATCAAGCGTTGCAGCGGCCTCATGGGCGCCGCGCCCCCGGGCCCGCCCTCCCCGGGCGCCGCCGACACGCCCGCCAAGCGGCCGCTCGCAGCCGCCAGCGCCCAGACGGTCCCGGTCCAGGCCCACGGCAAGGCGGCCCCCCGGCGGGAGGCGTCGCAGGCCGCGGCGGCCGCCAGCCTGCAAAGCCGGAGCCTGGCCGCGCTCTTCGACTCGCTGCGCCACGTCCCCGGGGGCGCAGATCCTGCCGGGGCTGCGGAGGCGGCGACCGCGGCCGGGCTCGTGGGAGCGGGCGCTGGGGGCTTGGGAGGGGACGCGGCCGGCCCCGCAGGGGGTCCGGCCGTCCCCGGCGCCAGGAAGGTCCCGCTGCGGGCTCGCAACCTGCCCCCGTCCTTCTTCACCGAGCCGTcccgggcgggcggcggcgggtGCGGCCCGTCGGGGCCCGGCGTGAGCTTGGGCGACCTGGAGAAGGGTGCCGAGGCCGCGGAGTTCTTCGAGCTGCTGGGGCCCGACTACGGCGCCGGCACCGAGGCGGGCGTCTTGCTCGCCGCGGAACCTCTCGATGTGTTCCTCACCGGAGCCGCCGTCCTAAGGGGACCCCCGGATTTGGAGCCCGGCCTCTTTGAGCCGCCACCCGCGATGGGGGGGAGCCTACTGTACCCCGAGCCCTGGAGCGCCCCGGGCGGCCCCACGACCAAGAAGTCACCCCTGGCTGCCCCCCGTGGTGGCTTGACCTTGAACGAGCCCTTGCGCCCCCTGTACCCAGCCGCCGCGGACTCTCCGGGCGGGGACGACGGGCCCGGCCTTTTGGCCTCTTTCACCCCCTTCTTCTCAGACTGCGCTCTGCCcccgccacccccgcccccgcaggTGTCCTACGACTACAGCGCGGGCTACAGCCGCACGGCGTACGCCAGCCTTTGGAGACCGGACGGGAtttgggaaggggcgcccggaGAGGAGGGGGCGCACCGGGACTGA